Below is a genomic region from Cloeon dipterum chromosome 2, ieCloDipt1.1, whole genome shotgun sequence.
aggtaaaatatttgaaaatgtattaattttatatttataaagaaaCAATTACTAGCAAGCTGTAAgtgctttttataaaaatgtatgctaaataaataatactaatTCCAGAGATCTGCCCAACTTGCCATGGAGGCCAAGAAACCCTTGACCGCTGAAGAAAAACTGGCCGAGAAGAAGAGGCAGCAGAAATTACAAGAGGCGGCAGATTTACAAGCAGCGATTGAGACATTTGgtaagaatattttgaaaatgcatCAACCAATCCTGTATAGTTACTGACCTATAATAACTCATAATAGTGTTCAATGTCATTCCTTAATTAATTgcgtttaattgtgaattAATCTTTCAGGAATCAATGAAACTGGTGGAACTGGAATTGATGCTATGCTCCCTAGCTCTAAAGAAGACTatgatgaatttgaaaaagcgCTTGTGAAGAAAATCATCCCATTCTCAAGCTCGCAGCACTATCCATTGTTTGTTGAAGACCTTGTCAGGGACATTTGTGCAAAtagtaagaaattaatttgtgaccATTTGATTAtactaattgaattttcgctTTAGTGAATTCCAATGACatgaagaaattgaaaaacaccATTGAAAATCTTGTCCTTGAGAAGACGAAAATTGAGAAGGGAGACAAGAAGAAAAAAGGCGCTGCcaaatcaaaagcaaaacTCCGCGTTGAGGGCGATTCTGCTGCGCTTGAATATGGGGCTTACGATGCTGACGAGTTTGAGGACTTTATTTAGACCGTTTCAGTGCATAACAAAGACTTCCACTACAGTGGCTCCCTGGAGTCGCTATTTGTCAATGGGATTTTCAGTTGagacagattaattttatttgctcacGTGTTAAAATCTATCTACTTTGGTGCAAGAGAAGCATGTCACAGAGATCACAGATACAATATTAAGTTACGATTTCAAACCCTTagttttatttccttaaaaaattcaagtataCCCTCATACAACAGGGAAATTTGGTGCGTGGACAGTTAAATATATCTAAatacctctgctcagcacaatCCCATGGGCCATAGGCTCATCGGATCCCAGTAACACAGCTGACTGAGCAGATAACATAGCGCCTGTGTAGCCGCAGAGAAGCATGGACTGAACATGGTTATATTGGCCATACCGAGGTCTTTGAATGTACCTTAAGCTGCCGGATTAGTGCAAAAACCAGCTCTAGGCAAGGTCGCACCGGTTAGTCTCCTAACCCTTTGagttaaaaaagcattttgagTCGCTCAACGAATTAcctttgccatctctgacatagGGAATCCTGTATTCTCCAAAATGCTCAAATCTCTCCCATTACCTGGACACTGCTAGGCATGCCTTGCAATGCGAGCCAACCGTCTGATTAAGTTGCACGCCCAAACCTAAATCAAGTCAGCCAAGAATTCCATtcgtttaaataattccttgaaaggtataaaataataatgcttatTTTATTAGATAGGGCTTTCtattctttttgaaaaaacaaacatatcTCGTAACGTTTGAGTACACAACTGGTAGAAAatgcaaactttaaaaaaagtaatcaccaatttttttcataggtATGGAACATTTAATGGTCATGTGGTATAAGCAGAATCTGCTGCTacaagattaaaatttcaaaataaaaattttatattactaGAATCATCAATAAAATGACTTTGTCAAAGTCACAAGCAATTTGTGAAAAGGCTCTACATGAACAACTGAATCAACCACTAGGTTTCAACCTGGTTGCTGTGCCAACTTATCGTGGCGTTATTGAATTTACAACTActtgattttttagtttggcTTACAATTTAGTTTAGTGATAAAAATACTTCCGAGTCCACTTGGTTCGTCTAATTGAAAACCGATCAAGTAATGGAATAATTGTATGGCAATCACACCAATGATTCATTGAAGATGACACGTTCTTCAGTGATGTGACCAGTTATTTAGTGCATTCCTCTGAAAAGCTGGCAATGTCTTCTTGCTCAACAATTTCACTCTGATTGCCTTCATCAATGACCATACTTTCATTTTCAGGCTCATTGTCAACTTCGTTAGCATCAGCTGTCGGCTGTTCTTCCTGGATAGCTTCAAGCTCGTTGATAGTTTTAGTTTCAATCAGCTCAGTTAAGTGCTGCGGCGCGTGATTCTCTTCTTGCATCGCCTCCAAACCCATCTCAACACTCATTTCATGCGGTTCTTCTACCACCTCTTGAATTTTGCTTCTGTCCTCAATATCTGGCACCTCCTGGGTTGACCCTTCATCTGGTTGGGCCGTCTCTTCAACTGCCATCTCAAGAGGTTCGACGTCCTTTGCAGGAACAGCCTCTGATGTTTCAGTTACGTCTGAAACTAAAATGTATAGAAACTCTGAAATGGCAAATTAGTTGTTCATTTAAACTAGGTTTAAAAAAGCAGACCATCCAGAAAAGATAGTGTTATATAAAGGAATGTAACGGTTAAACATACTTTTAGGTTCCTCTGGCAGTGGTTGATGCTCAGGCGGCAACTGTTCCTCAGTTACTTGCTGTTCTTCAGCTTCAATCGCAATTTGCTGTGAAACACTAATCTCTTCCATGTGCTGGGACTCTTTGACTGTCTCAGTTATGTTGCCGCTTTCGTCAATGGCGACCTgcatctgctgctgctcttggTGATCACTGTATGTCACATACGTCTTGTCCATCTCGGCGAATCGGATAAGATTGGCGGCTCCGTCCTTGCTCAAGGCGTCTTGCTGCGCCATGGTGAGGATAGTGTTGTCCTGTGTGACGTATCCTTGCTGGACCAAGGTTTCTTCACTGACAGGCTCACCGTCGGCCTGAATCACGTGACCCACTGGCTGCAGCGTGAACACACCATTGGACTGAAGAATAGCCTGCAATTGATGAACGCCTGTTAGTGTTAGTTCAGCCATGTGAGCAGTTTTTTAACCTCTACGCTTTTTTTAACTAtcgcagcatttttttaactattgctttttatgttgaaataattgaaattttaattctagatAAGAGTTTTACACGCATATTTCTACAggaaaaaattcgaattatCAAGAACGTTCACAGTTGATTTTCGCAAGAGCAAAAGAATTACCAATGAAAATTAGCGATGTTCGTTCCAAAATCTCAAactaatgaaattataaagttCAATCAAAAGCACAAACCTGGAAACCTTCGCCAGCAGATGACGTAGTGCCATCAGAATTGGAGACAATAATATTGTGTCCTGTGAGAAGAGCGAGTTGATCAAGAGAGCCGGTGATTGTGCTGCCGTCTGGCGAAATCAGCTTCAGCTGCTCTTGAGTGCCGGACGGCGCTGACGTAATAACGATGGTCTGCTGGCCTCCGGTGGCTCCCAGCGAGTTGACTACGGCACCGCATGTATCATACTGCACCAAGTCCGCCAGCTGGttagctgaaatttgataCTGTTCACCAGATTGGCCGGCCAGCATTTCAGGCACTATGTATTCTTGACCAGGCACGGCAGAGATGATGAAGGTCTGCACAGTGCCGTCTGCGTTCGGAATGGTCTGCACCATCGTTTGCTGGTCCACTTCCGTCAGTTGGTGCTCAACGAGGTTGAGCGAGGTGGCGATTCCATTTGCCACAGACACGTTATCCAAAGTTTCAGAGCTTTGGTCGTACGCCAGCGTTTGGTGCTCGATTGTCTTCTTTTGCAAGTCTCCGTCCACAGACTCATCCTCCAGTTCGTTGACGAACTTGCGACCAACCTCCTTGTGCATGGTGCGAACGTGCGTTTTCAAATTCAACTGCCGAACAAAGACCTTCTGACAGAAAGGACATACATATTTCTTTCTTGACGGGTCAGAGTGCAGGTTTGCCTGCATGTGACCTTGAAGAGCGCCGTTGCTCTTGAAACCAGCATTGCAGATCTTGCAGACAAAGTCTTTGTTGTTAGAATGGTTGTTCCGGTGCTTGATGAGCAGAGATTCGCTAAGAGCGATATACTCACACTGGTCACATTTCGGAAAGATAACATTGCGGGGCGGGTCAACTCTGTGTTTGGTGAACAGATGATACAGCAGCAAATTGCGTTTACTGGCGCGATAGCCGCAGTGTTCGCAAATACGCGCGTCGATTTTTTCCATGTGCACGTCCTGCAGATGGTGGCGGTACTCATAGTATGTTGTGAAGTTGATTGGGTCCTCGTTGGTTCCACATGTGTGACACAACCAAGGACCTGTCGTATTTTCTGCTCCAGAGACAGGCTTGGGCTTTGCTAGCGTAGGCACCGCACTTGGCATCAAGTTGCCAATACTCTCCGATCTGCAACCAAACAAAATCAAGAATTCATCAAACTGATTAGACCACCTTTCAAACAATTTCTAGTTCAGGTGAAAGGTatagataattttgaatttctgatctaaatttttgcacaaacaCTATTCAAAGGacagaagcaaaaattgagaTAATATAAGtttggaataaatattattttctcaaattgaactcggcttaaaatttattttaccaacCTGCTTCCAGTTTTGATGATGACTTTGGCAGGAGCCTTGTTACCCTTCTCACCAGCCTTCAGCACGACGTAAGAAACCTTCTTGTTGGCACTGTCTTCTGGATATGCACCTTGCTTCATGATCCtcagtttgatatttttattgttctggACCAGATGAGGGTATTTCTTCAACACTTCAGAAATGATTTTAGCGTGGTTTTCAGCGCTTGTGCCGCCATCTGCCTTGATGACTGTTTCACCAGCCTGAACCACGGAGTCTGGCTGAGTTTGTGCTTGATCTGGTGAACTACTGAAAGAAAATCTGACTTTTTTCGCTCCAGGAGTGGCTTCTTCAGGAATCCGCTGCTTGAGAATCGACTTTGTCTGAGGCGTTCCGGAGTTGGAAGATCCTTCCTCTCCACCATCCGCCTCTTGCGTTGGGTTTATTTCGTAGTATTCACTCTGATTAAGCTGCTCTGCACCATGGTCGTCGTCGTCTTCATCATCGTCTTCTGCGGTTTCTGTGATAGCCATGCTATCGCCCTCAACAGCTTCTTCACCATCTTCCTCAGATCCAACGATTTCTTTCCTTAAAGCTTGCtcctaataataataaaaatgaatgcttCTGATTGAGTGCACACTAACATCTAAATTAcctttaaatattccttgacAGACTGAATAtctatcattttttgttttttggtgGCAGGATCAGAGTCAGTTGGTGCGAGTCTCTTGATGGGCGTAACCTTTGCCTTGACTTCTTCAAATGTATCCTTCGGTTTCTCATCCTCTGCTACCTTAGCTGGTGCTGCTTTGTGACGCAGAAGAGGCGTTGACTCATACGTTATTGAGTCAAATGGCTGAGAGTACTCCtcagagtaattttttaaactctcttCGTCTTCTGGCCATTCAAATCTTGTTGGCTTTGCTGGCTCGTCTTCTTGCTCAAACGTCCTATCTGATatgctataaaaataaatcagcaatCAACTAAATGCAATGATTGAAAAGATTCTTAAAACTTACGCCAAATTTTCTGGCACTGGGTCGTCAAATGAAACTGGtgtctttctctttttccaaATCGGAAGTCTGgcaataaaaagaattaattcacTTTCAAGTGGAATCGCTCCTTACTAACCTTCTTCCAGGCAAGGTTTCAGGCAAATCTTTAAGAGAAACTTTTCTGGTTCCAAGAGTTGCACTCTTGGTTAATATCGCAGGGTGCGAGTTATTAACATTCTTCTCAGGCTGGGTTTCAGACGAACCCTGGGCGTCTAAcaatttggtcaaaattgGCATATTCAGCCGCCCTGCTGTGtagtacaatttttttgtgagGGTCTCTTTAAATTCCAGCTTTCCAGTGTACATGAATCTGTAAATATTCAGTGAGTCAAGAGTGCATCgttgaatattttctattcGTACCTTATAATGGGCAAAACAAGCTCAGAAGTTAGATCTGAAGGCATTGCCAAACAGCGATCTGCGTTCAACccatttttcttctccaaCTGCTGAAAGTAATCTGTACAAGAGTTGAGGACTAAACTGTGCACCTGAAAACAGTACGCCGGTTACTTTCATCCGAGaactaaaattacaatgatAAACATACCGGAACTTTTGAGGAGTCTCCAGTGAATTGAAGAGTTAGGTCACAAAAATCGCTTTTATTGAAGAAGTGCTGCAGCCTCTGGAGAAAAAACGGACCCCAGTTGTCCACCTTCACCTGCCGAGTGGACACTTCCTCGCCACTGCCATGCATTTTGACTGGTTatttcatctgaaaatttcaattacgcacaactaatttaaaaaacagtgAAGCCAAATAAGTAAAAACTTAAAGATAACTAATATTGACGTCATGCACTAAAttattgctgattttttagttaaaaaagtgGTTTACAggcaaaacaaaagaaattatgttttaaggTCGACAAGGAAGAAATTAGGATATTTTGGACTTGAGTCTTGCGAGCGCGTCACTATCAagcagaagaaatttaaataacacgcCAACTCGACTTTGAATTAGGGCAAAACTACAGCTTCAGAAAATGGGCGTTTCTTTCTGAGTACATAGgtcagaaatgaaattttccagcaTTCCTTGAGCTCTCTTaatacacacatacatattattttaagtgaaatgtttactcgatttgctttttataaagatgaatttgagttttagcgtgaattgaataaaatgctcTGCTGATTATTTGATCAAAGCAAAAGGGAAGAAACAACACAGAAGCCATTGGAGTCAATTTATGGTTTGCAAATTTAGCAGAGCGAAACCAGCCGCAATTGAGCATCAATGCAAAccaaatttgctatttttaaagaaaacagGAGCACCGCAAACGTTATTTCGGTAAACACAAGCGTTAAACCCACTTACAGATATctgaaaacaacaaaaaaggtCGACGAAATGATAGGCTTGTACCAGCGCCTGGGCTTGCAGTCACAATTGCGCCCTAAGCGGACTCTCCTGCATTTTCCAGCGCATCACTGAGCCGCAAGGGTACCCCCAATAAAAGGTAAACAATTGGAAAAGCTAATTTCCAAACATGTTCAGTAAATTGCGGATACTGACCAAAATCCGAAAGCGAAAGAAAGCTCCATCTCTGAAACGATGATGTCGGCAAATGGAGTGACCTTGCTTGTTGAGTAGCTTCTTTCCAGAGATGACGCTAGCTTCCCGGCGGTAATGCGCGATTCTGGTGCGCCCCTCGTCAGCAGACCCACGGACTTGCACGCGCGCGAAACTGCTCAGCGGAGGGGGTGTGGCTGGTTAAGGTAATGTTTTGTTCAGTTTGATCCTCTTTAcccttttataattttatgtttttaaaaaatgaatcgcAAACGACTTGTTCGAAATATGTAATTAATATCCGGACAGCTAAAAGTTGCTACACAATGCATTTAGCTGTATCTTGAggcattttcattaattctgataattgttatttattattttatttgggcACGCCTAGGGTGTCCTCGCAATCATcccattaaaataatcaattattaagatgtcttatttttaattaaagattaaGCTTCCAATGAGCATTTTATTATCTGTTTTCCAGTTTTCCATGTATAGTTATAATATACTTAAACCCCATCTTTATTAACATCgattgaaaagcattttttgttccttttgcGTGATCTCAGGGCGTAAAGATCTTGACGTCATccttcaaagaaagccagaataaattatcattatatattaaatattatcttaCAATACAATAGCACACAGCCACATTTGTATCAAAGAG
It encodes:
- the eIF3j gene encoding eukaryotic translation initiation factor 3 subunit J, with amino-acid sequence MDEEWDADGFEPKEVKVASKWDDEDADDDVKDNWEDDEEEEKKDTEKQEEKSSIAPAPAKKNKKTLTKKIEEKERSAQLAMEAKKPLTAEEKLAEKKRQQKLQEAADLQAAIETFGINETGGTGIDAMLPSSKEDYDEFEKALVKKIIPFSSSQHYPLFVEDLVRDICANMNSNDMKKLKNTIENLVLEKTKIEKGDKKKKGAAKSKAKLRVEGDSAALEYGAYDADEFEDFI
- the Cp190 gene encoding centrosome-associated zinc finger protein Cp190 isoform X1; its protein translation is MHGSGEEVSTRQVKVDNWGPFFLQRLQHFFNKSDFCDLTLQFTGDSSKVPVHSLVLNSCTDYFQQLEKKNGLNADRCLAMPSDLTSELVLPIIRFMYTGKLEFKETLTKKLYYTAGRLNMPILTKLLDAQGSSETQPEKNVNNSHPAILTKSATLGTRKVSLKDLPETLPGRRLPIWKKRKTPVSFDDPVPENLAISDRTFEQEDEPAKPTRFEWPEDEESLKNYSEEYSQPFDSITYESTPLLRHKAAPAKVAEDEKPKDTFEEVKAKVTPIKRLAPTDSDPATKKQKMIDIQSVKEYLKEQALRKEIVGSEEDGEEAVEGDSMAITETAEDDDEDDDDHGAEQLNQSEYYEINPTQEADGGEEGSSNSGTPQTKSILKQRIPEEATPGAKKVRFSFSSSPDQAQTQPDSVVQAGETVIKADGGTSAENHAKIISEVLKKYPHLVQNNKNIKLRIMKQGAYPEDSANKKVSYVVLKAGEKGNKAPAKVIIKTGSRSESIGNLMPSAVPTLAKPKPVSGAENTTGPWLCHTCGTNEDPINFTTYYEYRHHLQDVHMEKIDARICEHCGYRASKRNLLLYHLFTKHRVDPPRNVIFPKCDQCEYIALSESLLIKHRNNHSNNKDFVCKICNAGFKSNGALQGHMQANLHSDPSRKKYVCPFCQKVFVRQLNLKTHVRTMHKEVGRKFVNELEDESVDGDLQKKTIEHQTLAYDQSSETLDNVSVANGIATSLNLVEHQLTEVDQQTMVQTIPNADGTVQTFIISAVPGQEYIVPEMLAGQSGEQYQISANQLADLVQYDTCGAVVNSLGATGGQQTIVITSAPSGTQEQLKLISPDGSTITGSLDQLALLTGHNIIVSNSDGTTSSAGEGFQAILQSNGVFTLQPVGHVIQADGEPVSEETLVQQGYVTQDNTILTMAQQDALSKDGAANLIRFAEMDKTYVTYSDHQEQQQMQVAIDESGNITETVKESQHMEEISVSQQIAIEAEEQQVTEEQLPPEHQPLPEEPKKFLYILVSDVTETSEAVPAKDVEPLEMAVEETAQPDEGSTQEVPDIEDRSKIQEVVEEPHEMSVEMGLEAMQEENHAPQHLTELIETKTINELEAIQEEQPTADANEVDNEPENESMVIDEGNQSEIVEQEDIASFSEECTK
- the Cp190 gene encoding centrosome-associated zinc finger protein Cp190 isoform X2, which produces MHGSGEEVSTRQVKVDNWGPFFLQRLQHFFNKSDFCDLTLQFTGDSSKVPVHSLVLNSCTDYFQQLEKKNGLNADRCLAMPSDLTSELVLPIIRFMYTGKLEFKETLTKKLYYTAGRLNMPILTKLLDAQGSSETQPEKNVNNSHPAILTKSATLGTRKVSLKDLPETLPGRRLPIWKKRKTPVSFDDPVPENLAISDRTFEQEDEPAKPTRFEWPEDEESLKNYSEEYSQPFDSITYESTPLLRHKAAPAKVAEDEKPKDTFEEVKAKVTPIKRLAPTDSDPATKKQKMIDIQSVKEYLKEQALRKEIVGSEEDGEEAVEGDSMAITETAEDDDEDDDDHGAEQLNQSEYYEINPTQEADGGEEGSSNSGTPQTKSILKQRIPEEATPGAKKVRFSFSSSPDQAQTQPDSVVQAGETVIKADGGTSAENHAKIISEVLKKYPHLVQNNKNIKLRIMKQGAYPEDSANKKVSYVVLKAGEKGNKAPAKVIIKTGSRSESIGNLMPSAVPTLAKPKPVSGAENTTGPWLCHTCGTNEDPINFTTYYEYRHHLQDVHMEKIDARICEHCGYRASKRNLLLYHLFTKHRVDPPRNVIFPKCDQCEYIALSESLLIKHRNNHSNNKDFVCKICNAGFKSNGALQGHMQANLHSDPSRKKYVCPFCQKVFVRQLNLKTHVRTMHKEVGRKFVNELEDESVDGDLQKKTIEHQTLAYDQSSETLDNVSVANGIATSLNLVEHQLTEVDQQTMVQTIPNADGTVQTFIISAVPGQEYIVPEMLAGQSGEQYQISANQLADLVQYDTCGAVVNSLGATGGQQTIVITSAPSGTQEQLKLISPDGSTITGSLDQLALLTGHNIIVSNSDGTTSSAGEGFQAILQSNGVFTLQPVGHVIQADGEPVSEETLVQQGYVTQDNTILTMAQQDALSKDGAANLIRFAEMDKTYVTYSDHQEQQQMQVAIDESGNITETVKESQHMEEISVSQQIAIEAEEQQVTEEQLPPEHQPLPEEPKISDVTETSEAVPAKDVEPLEMAVEETAQPDEGSTQEVPDIEDRSKIQEVVEEPHEMSVEMGLEAMQEENHAPQHLTELIETKTINELEAIQEEQPTADANEVDNEPENESMVIDEGNQSEIVEQEDIASFSEECTK
- the Cp190 gene encoding centrosome-associated zinc finger protein Cp190 isoform X3, translating into MHGSGEEVSTRQVKVDNWGPFFLQRLQHFFNKSDFCDLTLQFTGDSSKVPVHSLVLNSCTDYFQQLEKKNGLNADRCLAMPSDLTSELVLPIIRFMYTGKLEFKETLTKKLYYTAGRLNMPILTKLLDAQGSSETQPEKNVNNSHPAILTKSATLGTRKVSLKDLPETLPGRRLPIWKKRKTPVSFDDPVPENLAISDRTFEQEDEPAKPTRFEWPEDEESLKNYSEEYSQPFDSITYESTPLLRHKAAPAKVAEDEKPKDTFEEVKAKVTPIKRLAPTDSDPATKKQKMIDIQSVKEYLKEQALRKEIVGSEEDGEEAVEGDSMAITETAEDDDEDDDDHGAEQLNQSEYYEINPTQEADGGEEGSSNSGTPQTKSILKQRIPEEATPGAKKVRFSFSSSPDQAQTQPDSVVQAGETVIKADGGTSAENHAKIISEVLKKYPHLVQNNKNIKLRIMKQGAYPEDSANKKVSYVVLKAGEKGNKAPAKVIIKTGSRSESIGNLMPSAVPTLAKPKPVSGAENTTGPWLCHTCGTNEDPINFTTYYEYRHHLQDVHMEKIDARICEHCGYRASKRNLLLYHLFTKHRVDPPRNVIFPKCDQCEYIALSESLLIKHRNNHSNNKDFVCKICNAGFKSNGALQGHMQANLHSDPSRKKYVCPFCQKVFVRQLNLKTHVRTMHKEVGRKFVNELEDESVDGDLQKKTIEHQTLAYDQSSETLDNVSVANGIATSLNLVEHQLTEVDQQTMVQTIPNADGTVQTFIISAVPGQEYIVPEMLAGQSGEQYQISANQLADLVQYDTCGAVVNSLGATGGQQTIVITSAPSGTQEQLKLISPDGSTITGSLDQLALLTGHNIIVSNSDGTTSSAGEGFQAILQSNGVFTLQPVGHVIQADGEPVSEETLVQQGYVTQDNTILTMAQQDALSKDGAANLIRFAEMDKTYVTYSDHQEQQQMQVAIDESGNITETVKESQHMEEISVSQQIAIEAEEQQVTEEQLPPEHQPLPEEPKNVTETSEAVPAKDVEPLEMAVEETAQPDEGSTQEVPDIEDRSKIQEVVEEPHEMSVEMGLEAMQEENHAPQHLTELIETKTINELEAIQEEQPTADANEVDNEPENESMVIDEGNQSEIVEQEDIASFSEECTK